aAGCCAAAAGAACATACTATTGTAATAGTGCTAAACCCAGCCACCTCCTTGCCCTCAGCTTAAAGAATgatgaaaatattaaaaaattaaattttctcAGGGCTTGACAAGTGAACCCAAAGTAATAAATACAGAATTTAAACACTTACCAGAATTTATATAGGTCGGACATGGTCTGTAGTAAGACTTTATATGATTACTTTACTAAAGACCTGACACGTCTGTCCGAGGCAGAGGCCACATCCCTAAATCCTGCAATTACATTGGAGGAGCTAAGGGATACGCTTATGATCATGAAAAAAGGTAAGAATCCTGTGTGTGACGGCATCCCCCTGAGCTATATTTCGCTTTCTGGGATCAGTTATGGCAGCCCTTGTTGAATATGATTCATTATTCGGTACAGGAGGGTTCATTCAATAATAGTGTTAATATGGCCATTATCACTGTACTACCTAAACCTAACATAGACTTGACTCAGTAGGGAAATTATAGGCCCTTATCACTCTTTAACAGTGATGTAAAAACGTATGTTAAAGTTTTGGCCTCCCGTTTAAGAGATATTTATGACTAAATTAGTGCATAATGACCAGAATGGTTTTTATAAAATCTTGCCTCGCGACTGACAGTGTGCCCCAAATGCTGCATATCATTCAGGCGGCTACTGCAGGGCTCTAAACTAActtttttcttaggtgcaccagcacaaaagttatGTGCACCCAAATTTTTGATCGCATCGCATTTAACGCCGCAGTTTTACAAGTTCACTTTTTTTATAGGCAATATTGACTAGTAAATGATTAACTAACAATCTGGTAAACAACAAGTTCTTTATTTAAAGCACATTTCTAAATATAGGTAACCTACAGAAAAAGTGTTGGTGCTTAAAGTGCTTCATTGAGCTGAAAGATAAACTTATAACATCTCAAGATacatgaaataaaacaataaattaaactgaacatcTCATGGCTCCATGTCTTATGGCCTATCCTCCATTGCAGTCACATGCCCCTCAGATGGCCAACTCTTGAAGTTTGGCCTTCTAGATCTTTGGCCTTGGCTAAACCACTTGCCCACATTTTCTTTAGCATCCAAATCTTCCAGACTTGTCCCCTCTACACTAATTCTTTTCAGATCTTCCACTGTGTCTGAATAAAGGGATGCTCTAGTGTCTGATTTGATCCTCTTCTGTGCAGAGAACCCTCTCTCACAAACTGCAGAGGAGACAGGGAGGACCAGCATAATGTGTACAAGGTGCAGAATGTTCTGTggaaaatacatttaagatattTATTTAAGCAATGTGTGTTACAGTAGGTAGCAAAACCGACACTATCTTAAGAAATAGCATGAACAAAAACTGACCTTGTACTCTGAGCAGTAGGGCTCTCTGGTCAACATGAGCTCCAAAGGCTGATGTAGGTCTTGTCTTTGAACATCCTACCAATTAACAGCTTTAAGTCTACAAACTCTTGTTTAGCAAGCTCAGTGTTTACACCATTTCTGAAAATTATTACACAGCAAGTCAGTGTTCacataaagaaaatatataccACAAGCACACATAATATTGTAGAAATCCACCAGCTACCTCTTAAGGACTGTGGAGAAGTGATCCAAGAGAAATCCAAGGTCATCAGCACCATGGTCCACCAAGTCATCTTGGTTCTCTGGCCAGCTATCAGCTAGCACTCTCCCCTGTTGtaagaacaaatacattttagtaaGAAAGTAACAATATTTCTCATCTACAGTACACGTGTTTATAAGACAGGTTATACTACACTTGCCTAGGAGGCTACTGAATCTTGCTTTCAGATGTTTTACAGTGGATTTGATTGTTGCATCCATtacttttttaggtttagtGGCAGCAACACCATCTCCTGCCAGCTTTGATGCCTCTCCTTTAAGTGTTATTGTCTGCGTGTTACATAACCATTAATAGAGATTGTGAGTTAGATATtagaaatatttgttaaaataaacTGTTCCCTGTTTAAATGGGAGACAGAACCATACATATACCTGGAATTTGTAGATTGCCATTTCACCCTCTTCCTGCTGCTGCCTTCTCTGCAACCTCATGTCAGCCAGGAACTCTGACAGTCTTAAATTAGGCTTGGGTCTCACAAAAATGGCCTCTATGGTCAACAGCAGTTTTTCAAGGCCGCAAACTGCCTGTTTGGATATAACAGTGGAGTATTATTAACACAGCTGAGGATGACCACAAACAACTCAAATTAAGACATCCCATTTCATCTTCCTTACCTGTGGTAGGATGATCTCATTCCTCTGAAGTAGGAGGCTAAACTTACTAATGTCACTGAACACATCTGCAATAAAATGGCAAAAGGCCACGAAAGTGGCATCTTCCATTGATTTTTTTAACCTGTATCATACAACAGTAGAAATTAGTCACATAGAACACTGATGAActaaattcataaaaaatcaataacaatgGCATAAGTGTCTCTAATTAAAGGATTATTTTGAAAGAGTGCACTGGCCTTTGTAGCTCGGCCTGCAATGTCTGCATTGGCAGAGGAGCCTGCCAAATGGTCCATATGATAGTACACAGCAATGAACTGTCCTGGTTTAAGAAAGGTCTCTAGGGCCCTTGAAACATGTGGGAGCCACCTTGTCCCATTCACCCCACTGGGCATCAGCACATTTACCCCCAAGTCAGACCCAATGACCCTGAGTTCTCTCATTGATTTTGGGCTGAAATGGTATGTCTTCCAAATTAAATTTAGAAGGTCCTACAATTGCCCCATCATTGGATTGTCCCTCTGCACTGACAACATTGCCAATTCCAATCTGAAAAGATagtcaaattttaaatgtaGATACATCTGCTCTATAAAAGCAAATAACACAGTGACTTTAATGTGTCAGGCATGCCTTATCTTCTAGTCTTACCTGTGAGGCATACAGTGAAAAGGCACCATGTGGTCACCTGCCTCTTGCTTCAGAAGGGCTATGACACCCCCTTTGCTTCCCAAATTAACCCAGAGCAATGATTTTCTCCAGCCAGTTACTGCACTGGTCCCCAAGAGCAGCAAATGCTTTCTTTGAGGCAGCATAAATTCCtaattaaacaattaaaaatgaTAATACCATTTACTTCCCAGATCAAGAGTTTATAATGCAATATGATAGGGCTGTCGCAGTGAAGGAATTTCCCTTGCTGTAATTTTGCCTGGCTTACTAACACGGTATGCTGTTTTACCtcctttatttattaaaataaaaataaagtgatTGTTTAAATCTAGAACAACGAGGTGCACAGAAGTGTAATGCAGGGTGCTATGTCTTTCCCATTATGAGAAAAAGATTAACACAAGCTATAGTCTACTacagctatatatatatataatcgtATGAAATCGTTTAGGCTTGTAAGTGCAAATTACAGAGCCTCGGCCAATACAGAACACAGTGTCTcattgaaattaaaattagcCAGTACAGATTTTGCAATACAAAAGGCAATGCATATTAATATAGGGCATTTTCAATAAAATAGTAGATAAATTAATGTGGATCTATAAAAACAAATGAATCATTATTTAAGCTAAATGGACAGATAATTTTAGTCATTtagattttgtcatcattttagAACAAGCTTAACTGCTATCCATAAGAACTTacattatataatttttgttCCTTGGTTAAAAATATGAAGAAATAAAAGTACAGAATGAAAAGTTTAGCTTACGCGGAGcgaacgaaaagccgttaataaAGCAGCACTCTTCGTAATAACAGAGGACGTGCTGAAATAGTTGAGTCGGCAGATGATCattatgtttataatgtttcacACAGATTTTGTTGATTAAAAACTTGCATAAATGCCCAGGACAGGTGaaagtgttcagtcagttaacAAAACTATCAGGCTTGTATAATAAGGCTTGTCAATAGCGTGGTAATATGCATTGTGGTTACTGCGACAGCCctaaatctttttatttttttaatgataagaaTATTACATATGGTTAATGAAGTAACAAGACAGTAACCATATTATTTACAGTACATAACATGGCTTACCTTGGGCATGGGCATGCTCGACCTCAATGTGTCCAATCAGTACATTCACCGGTCTTCCTCTCCGCAAGATACGACCGTACACAATAACGCATTCCTTTGTGGAGATATGTGTGTCTCCGTCGATCAGAAATGCCATGTACGCACTGTTCGCAATTTGCACAGACGTCTTTTCTTTCAATGTATCTGTGATTACTCCTATAAATTGGGCGCACGCGACATCATTAATGTACGTCGGGTTTACGCTCAAGCCATTTTTCTTCATGAGAATTATTTCTGACTTGAACTTAGTAAAGGGAAGTTCCTCTTTTGCAATACTGTAGGCAACGTTAAACTTAATTATCATTTCGGCCTCGTCTGATGATCTGTTTGCTGCTGCCTGCCGCTCAAAGGCAGCGGGGAGAGGGGACACTTGGGCAGTGCATTTATCGCGACATGTAATACGTTTTAAAGATGCATTGTGCTTTTTCAGCGTTTCGATTCTAAATGTATTAGAACCAGTCACAAATGCACTATTTCCGGCCATGATCTTCCCACACTCTTTACAGTAAATGCAGTGCATTATATTATCGTCTTAACTGTATCTTAGACAGGGAAACTGCTCAAGCCACTCTCTTCGAAACGAATATACTTTCCGTCTTTTAATTTCAGTGGGCTCTGTCTCGGACTCGATCGTGTGTGGCTCATTATCAAATGCTGTCTCCGGACCAGAGCTTGACGTAACCTCGGAGGTGGACAGCTCCGTGTCAGAACATTGGCTATGGTTTTCCGATGGATCAGGCCTTAATTTAACATCCTTAATGAAAAAGTGGTCAATTGTTCTTTTCATCTCTCATCAATCGCGGATTTCCACTATGTTTATCTGACGTGCCTAAGCTACTCACCTCTCTCTGTCTGACCGCAGAACACGCATTTCAAATATACACTCATGTACAGGAATATCTGGACCACGGCCATTCAAAGGAAGGGGGTCCGCCCTTCACAATCTCTGATTGGTTTAGACTACGACATGGACCTAATCTGCATCTGTTATTAATCCACAGATACTTTCAGTCGGGGGCTGTTTTCCCTCCAATGGCTGGTCGCACCGGTGCAACCCAGAATTTTTTCCGGTTGCACcattgaaaaattaggtcgcaCTCTAGAGCTCTGGGCTACTGGAATAGATATACCATGCGCTACTTTATCGTTAGACGCGGAGAAAGCCTTTAATAGGCTTGAGTGGCAGTATCTCTGGTTAGAATTGGACGGTTTTGGTTTAGACTATGATTACATTAGATCAGTGTATGAtatctgaaaaacgctttggaataAAGAGTTGGGCAGActatcaaaacacacttgtagccaatcagcagtaaggggtgtgtctattaaacgacatcattgcctgggttgcgtatgtgtggggcgagtCTATCagcagaaggtccagattttattggggtaggggggcgtgtttgtttaggagatttcaaatgtcaacattggctttcagagatcatggaccctgcTTTTAATatgattaactctttcgccgccagatatctcgtcaatcaatagaaaacgcttccctgttaatgacgagtatttccggctttctgcaataccgctattatccaccttccacaactttttaaacccagaagtattgccctatggcaagcggctgcatgtccgtgtctgttttaaagatcgctctgaattggatctctatgaaaagtctgtcacaaaaatttaattatctctgccttttgctcaaaatgtggtgtttttgcagaaacctacccatattcaaaagctgattacaaaagaactactgaaggtaggatgaaagtttttttttaaagcagagggtcttttctttcatttggtatactGTATGggatgtttttatatatttaaagaaaaacattttctggaagacattaaacttttgtgaaaatcattgtAAAGGGCTggcgctggcaactttttttttaaaaacgctggcggtgaaagagttgaAGTTTTATATTCCAAACCTTCCGCCATGGTTAAAACCTGGGGCATTATGTCTCTGAAGTTTTCTGTACCCACGTGGCCCCCCTTCAAGGATGCCCGCTCTCACCACTTttgtttgctctctctcttgAACCTCTTGCTCAGAAAATCTGCCAACATTCTTTGATCAGCcctattacttttaaaaatagctCCCATGGGATCTCACTGTATGCTGATTTCCTGCTATATGTTAGTGACAAAACTAAGTATAttcaatacattttgtagacTTTTAATACATTCAGCCAGTTTTCTGGTTACAAGATTACTACATCTGATTTGCCCATCTCTGACCATAAGttaatttcttttaatttaCCACCATCTAAACAAATACACCTCGCTCCATTTCATTTTGAAACATTAAGAACATTGATATATCTGCTCTCTCTTTTGGAATTAATCATCTCCTCATAGAGGAGAGGAGTTGACTGGCGAGACAGAAGGAATTTGTACTGGAGTATATGGAGAGGAGCAGACTAGCGGGACAGGAGGAATTTGCACTGGGGTGTGTGGAAAGGAGCTAACTGGCGAGGCAGGAGGAATTTGCATTGGAGTACGTGGAGAGGAGCTGACTGGCGGGCTGGAGGAATTGGTTCTGGAGCCTGTGGAGAGGAGCTGACTGGTAAGGCaggaggactttgtactggaGTCTGGTGTGGAAGTTTGTATATGAATTGAAGTCTGTTGTGCAGAGCTGACCGGAGATGCAGGAGGGATTTGACCAGTACCCTGTGGCGTAGAGCTGACTGAAGAGGCAGGAATATGGGCCGGAGTACaggcaattgcattttttgatATAATTTCTTGACTTTAGGAATGTCTTCAAAATAAGGCTTTAAATggtcaatgtttatttttagtttttttgacAACCCTCACATTCTCCAGTTCAGCACTCTTTCCATCCAATGCAGATATTGTGAATGGACCAAGGTAGTTTGCCTCAAGTTTTCTGCCTTTCCGCTGTTGGCTTGTCACATTCAGTCTCCACACTTTGTCTCACTCTTTAAAATGTTTGGTGgatgattttacattttaaaaattttctTTAGGAGGttttaatgttttcctcaacCTCAAGCAAAGCTTCACTGAGTCTTACTGCAGATTCTGTTACTTGCTCCACAGACACCATTTCTTCCCCGCTTTGGTTGATATAAAAAAGTTGTTGGCGCATATATTAAAACAGGCTATATAGTAATGAGATATTTAACATTGACATTATTaccttaataaaaataatttaattagttTTGAATTTACTTTACCCTGTAATCCTCTGGAATCTCACAAGGATAACGGGTCTCACTCCCATTAAAAAGTAAGGGGAGAACTTTGTTGTCATTTGTCTTTTGTACGTATACCAAACATGACAGCATCAAGATGCTTATCCCAGTCCTTTGCCTTGTCTTTGACAAGCTTACAAAGAgctctaaaaacaaaacattgaacATGGTACAATATACTGTCTTCGCAACCAATAACAATAGTTAATTGTAGGGCTGTCAAATTTTTATTCGAATTTCGAATATTCgtcgaatgtaaaaaaaatatgcatattcGAACGTAAAACTTTGCATTCGAATTTTACCTGTGTCAGGAAGCTCACGCAACGTTATGATGACGTAACTGACGCGGATTGTTATACAGAGCGTTAGCGGCTCAGCCAACTATGCGGAGCAAGCCAGCGTTATTCATTTGAAAAATAGCAAGAAAAGACAGTGGGGATTACGAGTCGGACAGAATACGTATTAAAAGGGCTGTGTGATGCTTCTTTGGTTTCTGGAGCATCAACTGGAATTCAACCGCAAAGTGAAACTAGCTGAGATGACAGAATTCGTGTCGTCTGGttctaaatgcagttttaaagtttaaaataactgATCAACACGAAAGTGCCATTAATacagctgcttgtttagcaacaTTAAAACCATGTGTGCATCTACAGAGTCCACAACGCATATGAGAGAGTTGCAATGTAGCGCCGCGGTGGCTTTATTTTTATGACTGACTGGAAACTTGACTTTCACCTGGACATTTGATAtgcaagtttttcatcaacatTATCTGCGTGAAATATAAACGTGATGATCATCCGCCAACTCGACTGTTTCAGTACGTTTCTATTAATTACGGagagtctgctttattaacGGCTTCGCTCTGCAcgtaagttaaacatttctgttcTGTACTTTATTACTCGcttatatttctacatattttcaaccaaggaacacacaaaatataatataagttGCTGTGAATCGCGTTTAAGCTTgacaaaatttaaatgactaatgaTCTTTCCCACTTATTTTGGCTTAAATAAAGAttcattcgttttcatactttattaGAAACACGTACATTTATCTACTTATTAATATAGggcattttatataatatatatgcaTTGTCTA
This sequence is a window from Misgurnus anguillicaudatus chromosome 9, ASM2758022v2, whole genome shotgun sequence. Protein-coding genes within it:
- the LOC141366206 gene encoding uncharacterized protein isoform X2, whose amino-acid sequence is MEDATFVAFCHFIADVFSDISKFSLLLQRNEIILPQAVCGLEKLLLTIEAIFVRPKPNLRLSEFLADMRLQRRQQQEEGEMAIYKFQTITLKGEASKLAGDGVAATKPKKVMDATIKSTVKHLKARFSSLLGKCSITCLINTCTVDEKYCYFLTKMYLFLQQGRVLADSWPENQDDLVDHGADDLGFLLDHFSTVLKSL
- the LOC141366206 gene encoding uncharacterized protein isoform X1, with translation MEDATFVAFCHFIADVFSDISKFSLLLQRNEIILPQAVCGLEKLLLTIEAIFVRPKPNLRLSEFLADMRLQRRQQQEEGEMAIYKFQTITLKGEASKLAGDGVAATKPKKVMDATIKSTVKHLKARFSSLLGKCSITCLINTCTVDEKYCYFLTKMYLFLQQGRVLADSWPENQDDLVDHGADDLGFLLDHFSTVLKRNGVNTELAKQEFVDLKLLIGRMFKDKTYISLWSSC